The segment CAACCGCACACACCAACAGGCATTTGCCGCTGGATGACCTTGCATCCGACGTGAGATGATCGCAGCTTCGATCGTCTTTTGGATACCAAGGACATGATGACGCTGCGCCAGGTTGAAGTGATCCGTGCCGTAATGGTGACGGGCACCATTGGCGGCGCGGCGAAGCTTTTGAACGTGTCGGCGCCGGGCATCAGCCGTCTGGTCAAATACACCGAGCGCTCGCTCGGCATCCGCTTCTTCCAGCGCCAGAACGGACGCTATTTCCCGACGCCCGAAGCCGAGAACATCTTTGAGCAGATCAACGGCGTCTACAAGAAAGTCGACGACCTCTCCGAGATCATCTCCAAGATCGGCCGAGGCGGCTTGTCGGAGCTGCGCATCGGCTCGGTGCCGAGTATCTCGCAGGTGATGGTGCCGCGCGCGATCGAGCGGGTCCGGCGCCGCTATCCCGACCTCGGCATCGACATCAACATCCTCAAGCTCGAGGAAGCCATCGACTATCTCTTGCTCGGCCGCGGCGAATGCGTGGCGATGAGCTACCGGCTGGAGCATTCCGGGCTGGAGTTCATGCCGCTCGCCTCGGGCGAGCTCTATTGCATCGTGCCGCCCGGCCACGAGCTTGCCGGCCGCAAGCAGGTCTCGGCCGCCGAGATCACCCGCTATCCGCTGATCGGCATCGATCCGAACGATCCCTACGGCCGGATCATGGCCGAGATCTTTGCGCGACACCGGCTCGCCTACAACATCACCATCCGCGCCCGCTTCGGCACCACGGTCTGCGCGCTGGTGAAGGCGGGGCTCGGCATCGCCATCATCGATCAGTTCACCGTGGCCCATGGCGGCTATCCCGGCATCGAGCTGTTGAAGATCACCGAGCCGACCCGGTTCGACACCTACATCGCGGTCAAGCGCGGCGCGCCGCTGTCGCTCCATGTCGAGCATTTCATCGAATCCCTGCGCGCCGAGATGCGAGCAGTCGAGCCGTCCCGGGGCAACGGCAAGGCTCCCGCAGGGCGCGGACGCCGAAAATAACATTATGTTAGGTTTGCCAAATAAATGGGTAATTGTGTTAGGCGGGGGAAAGACTATCGTCCCCCACCGAAGCCCCCTTGGAATTGCGCAGATTTCACGGCTAATGGCCGGAAATCAGCGCACCTCACCAGGCGATAGTGGATCATGTCAAAGCGCGGACCTGCCGCTTCCAAAAAGCTCCTGACCGGCCTGATCGGCGCGCCGATCGCCCATTCCGCCTCTCCCGCCATGCATGAACGCGCCGCCCAGGCGCTCGGCTTGCGCGGCCACTACCAGCTCATCGAGGTCGCAGGAGCCGACGCGACCGGGCTCAGCATGATGCTCGAAGGCGTGCGGCGGCTCGGCTTTGCCGGCGTCAACGTCACATTTCCCTACAAGGAAGCGGTCGTCCCACTGCTCGACGGGCTGGCGCCGGGTGCCGCCGCCATGGGCGCGGTCAACACCGTCGTCGTCAAGGGCGGCCGGCTGATCGGCCACAACACCGACACGACCGGGTTCGCACACGCCGTCACGCCGCTGCTGGCGGCTTCCGGAAATGCGGTGGCCGTGATCGGCACCGGCGGCGTCGGCAAGGCGATCGCCTTTGCGCTCGCAAGCCTAGAGGTCGCCGACCTCCGCGTCTTCGATAGCGAGCCGGCGCGGGCCGAAAAGCTTGCCGCGCTGCTGGTCAAGCATGGAGGTGCGCGGGTGGCCACGAGCGTCAAGGACGCGCTCGACGGCGCAACCGGTCTCGTCAACGGCACGCCGGTCGGCATGCTGCCGAACCGGGACACCCCGGTCCCAGCCACGCTGCTGCGCGAGAACCTGTGGGTCGCCGACGCCGTCTATTCGCCGCTGATCACACCGCTCCTGGCGGCAGCGCAAGCCAAGGGCGCGCGGATCATGACCGGGCGCGAGCTTGCGATCTACCAGGCCGCCGACGCCTTCGAACTGTTCACAGGCCTTGCCCCGTCGACCGAGGTCATGGGAGAGGCATTCGACGAAGTGATGGCGGCACGAAGCGCAGCCTATCAGTCAGCGTAACCGAAGCGGCCGGCACAAGGTCGCGGGGAATATCAAAGGAAACGGGAGGAGAGACATGAGATCGACCTTACTGGCAGGCGCCCTGCTTGCCTTCGCCGCTACAGCCAGCGCCCAGGCGCAGGCGATCAAGCTCGCCGACGTCGCCGAGCTGTCCGGCGGCGGCGCCACCGTCGGCACCAACTGGAAGAATGGCATCGACCTCGCGATCGAGGAGATCAACGCCAAGGGCGGCGTGCTCGGCCGCAAGCTGGAGGTCACCCACGCCGACTCGCAATCCAATCCCGGCGTCGCCCGCGCGCAGGTGCAGAAGGCGCTCGACGCCGAGCCCTACGTGCTGCTCGGCCCGGGCTATTCCGGCTCGGTCAAGGTCACCGCCCCGCTCGCAGCCGAAGCCGGCATCGCGCAGATCATGGGCGGCGAAGCCGCCGAATTGACGCAGGCCGGCAACAAGTTTCTGTTCCGCACCTCGTTCGGCCAGCAATCCTCGATGCCGAAGGTGGCAAAATACATCCACGACGAGATGAAGGCGAAGTCGGTCGCAGTGGTCTGGGTCAACAACGACTTTGGCCGCGGCGGTCGCGACGTGGTGGTCAAGGAGCTCGACCGGCTCGGCTCCAAGGTTGTCGCCGATCTCTCCACTGAGGCGGGCCAGGCGGATTTCGCCGCCGACGTCAGCAAGATCAAGACCGCCAATCCCGACGCCGTGTTCGTCTATCTCAACGAAGAAGAGAGCGCGCGCATCCTGAAAGAGCTGAAGCGCCAGGGCGTCACCGCGCCGTTGATGGGCGAGACCACGCTGATCGGACAGAAGGTGATCGAGCTCGCAGGTGATGCCGCCAACGGCGCGCGCGGCCATGTCGGCCTCACCACCGATGCGCCGGTCGACCTGATCAAGGCGTTCCGCGAGAAGTTTGCGAAGAAGTACAATTACGTGCCCGACCATAACGGGTTGAAGGGCTATCTCGCCGTCTACATGGTGAAGGCGACCACCGAAAAGATGGGCAAGGTCGATTCCAAAGCCTTCGCCGACACGCTGCACGGCCTGACCATCAAGGCTGCCGACGAGCCGGGCATCCTGATGGACGTGACCTTCAGCGACACCGGCGACATCGACCGCCAGAGCTTCCTGGTCGAGGTGGTCGAAGGCAAGCAGGCGGTGAAGCAGGTGCTGCCCAAGGTGAAGTGAGAGTTTGCTTCGCCTCTCCGCGCGCGCGGGGAGAGGCCGGAATATGCGAGAGCAAATTCCGGGTGAGGGGGAGAAGAAAGAGGGGAAAATGTCCAATCTGTTCGATCTTCTGGTTGCGGGACTGGCCACCGGCGCGATCTATGCGCTGGTCGCGGTCGGCTTCACGCTGCTGTGGCAGACCTCGCAGACCATCAATTTCGCGCAAGGCGAGTTCGTGATGCTGCCGGCGTTCCTGATGCTGGCTGCGATGCACGCCGGCGCGCCGTTCTGGCTCGCGATCATCCTCGGGATTCTGCTGTCGATGATCCTGCTCGGCCTCGCCTTCAAGATGCTGCTGGTCGATCCGATGATGCGTCATGGCGTGCTGCCTCTGGCGATTGCAACGATGGCGCTGGCGATCGGCATCAAGGAAGCCGTGAAACAGTTCTTCAGCGCGGAGGCCTCGCCCTTTCCGTCGATCGTGCCGACGGGTGATGTCTCGATCCTCGGCCACGCCGTGTCGCTGCAAAGCATCGGCGTCCTCGTCGTCGCCATTTTCGCCGTGCTCGGCCTGACCACGCTGCTCAACCGCACCTCGCTCGGCCATCAGATGCAGGCAGCAGCTCAGAATCCGACCGTCGCGCGCATCATCGGCGTGCCGGTCGAGCGCATGATCCTCTTGACCTTTCTGATCAACGCCTTCCTGGTCGCGCTGGCCTCGCTGCTGATCACGCCGATCTATCTCGCCAAATTCTCGAGCGGCGAAGTGCTGGGCCAGGCGGCTTTCATCGCCGCGATCGTCGGCGGCTTCAACCAGGTGCGTGGCGCGATCGCCGGCGGCCTGCTGATCGGCGTCCTCGACAATCTCGCGGCAAGCTATGTCTCGACGCAATATCGCGCCGCGGTGCCATTGATCTTCCTGATCGTCGTGATCCTGTTCCGGCCGCAAGGATTGCTTGGTCGCGCCGAGGAGCGCACGGTATGAGCGGCTTTGCCAAACCCCTGAAGATCGCGCTCGGCCTCATCGTCATCGCCGGCCTGATCTCCATTCCCATGAACTTCAACCGCTACGGCCTGTTCATCCTGAGCCAGTGGGCCGTGATGACGATTGCCGCGATGGGGCTCAACCTCACGCTCGGCTATGCCGGCCAGGTTTCGCTGGCGCAGGGCGCCTTCGTCGGCATCGGCGCCTACGCGGCCGCGATCATGACGAGCCATGGCTGGCCGCTGCCGGCCGCGATCGTGGTCGCTATTATCTTGAGCTTCGCGGTCGGCTGGGTGCTCGGCTATCCCGCGCTGCGCGTCCAGCATCATTACCTCGCCTTCGTCACGCTCGCCTTCTCGACCTTGGCCTTCCTGGTGTTCCGCAACGAGAGCTGGCTCACCGGCGGCATCTACGGCATCTCCAATATTCCGCGGCCCCACTTTTTCGGGATCGCGACCAACAAGCCGCTGCCGTTCTACTATGTCTGCCTCGGCTCGCTCGCAATCGTGTCGCTGGCGGTGTGGTGGCTGATCCGCTCGCCCTGGGGCCGCGCCTTCATGGCGCTGCGCGAAAACCCGCTGCGCGCACAGTCGCTTGGCATCGACACGCGCCGCTATACGCTGATGGCGTTCGCGATCGGCTCGTCGCTGGGCGGCGTCGCCGGTGCCCTCTATGCGCCGCTGACGCAATATATCGATCCGGTGCCGTTCAATTTGTCGCTCTCGCTCGACCTGCTGATGATGGTGATCGTCGGTGGCGCCGGCTTTTATTTCGGGCCGTTCCTCGGCGCCATGATCGCCGTGCTGCTGCCGGAATGGCTGCGCTTCACCGAGGGCTACTACTTGATGCTGTACGCGGTCGCGGTGATGGGGCTTTTGATCTGGTCGCCGACCGGCATTTTGGGAATCCTCGACCGCTATCTCGCCGAGCGCCGCACCAGGGCGGCTTCCGCGCTGCGCGCCGTCGCAAAGTCCCGATTGGAGACCGCGCAATGAGCGTGCTCGAAGTCACCAACATCAAGAAAAGCTTCGGCGGCATCACCGCGGTCGACGGCGTGTCCTTCGACGTCCGCGAAGGCGAGATCCTCGGCCTGATCGGCCCGAATGGTTGCGGCAAGTCCACGCTGTTCAATTGCATCCTCGGCCAACTCACGCCCACCGGCGGCGAGGTCAAGCTCGACGGCAAGGTGGTCACGGGCCTGCGCCCCGCCGAGCTCAACAAGCTCGGTGTCAGCCGCACCTTCCAGCTCTTGCAGGTGTTCCCAAAGCTCTCGGTGCGCGAGAACCTGATTCTCGCAGGACAGGAGCACCAGGGCAACATGGCCTCGCGCCTGGTCGGCCGCTCCGACGCCGGACTGACGGATACCGCCAACCAGATGATCGGCTTCTTCAAGCTCGATCATCTCGCTGCCGAGCCGGCCGGCGGATTGTCCTACGGCCAACAGAAGCTGCTCGATGCCGCCATGGCGTTCATGGGCGGCCCGCGCCTGGTGCTGCTCGACGAGCCCGCCGGCGGCGTCAACCCGTCGATGCTGACGGATTTGAAGGAGCGGCTGGTCGCGATCAACCGCGAGAAGAACGCCACCTTCGTCGTGATCGAGCACAATATGGAATTCGTGATGTCGCTGTGCTCGCGCGTGATGGTGATGGCGGAAGGCAAGGTGCTGGCGATGGGTCGGCCCGACGAGGTCCGCAAGGACCCCGCCGTGATCGAAGCTTATCTGGGACATTAGACCATGAGCGACCCGATCCTCTCGGTTCACAATCTCGTCGGCGGCTACGGCAAGATGACGATCTTGAACGGCACGACCTTCGTTGTGCCGGAGGCGACCATCACCACCATTATCGGCCCCAACGGCGCCGGCAAGTCGACCGTGTTCAAGGCGATCTTCGGCCTGTTGAAGCTGCGCGACGGCAAGATCAACTTTGCGGGCAGAGACGTCACCAGTTTGAGCCAGCGCGCGCTGCTCAACGCCGGCATCTGCTACGTGCCACAGGGCCGCAACATCTTTCCCGAGCTCTCGGTCCGCAGCAACATCGAGCTTGGCGGTGTCTCGGCCGGGAAAGGCATCGACCTGCCCAAGCGGATCGAAGCTGCGCTCGATCTGTTTCCGGCGCTGCGGCGCAAATCGACGCAGCAGGCCTCCACGCTCTCGGGCGGCGAGCAGAAGCAGCTCGAAATCGCCCGCTCGCTGCTGCTCGAGCCAAAGCTCGTGCTGATCGACGAGCCCTCGATCGGCCTGTCGCCACTGATGGTGCAGCAGACCTTCGATATCCTGAAGAGCCTACGCGACCGCGGCGTCACCATCCTGATGATCGAGCAGAACGCGCGCTCGGCGCTGGAGATCTCGGATTTCGGCATCGTGCTCGAGCTTGGCCAGACCCGCATCGTCGACAAGGCGGAACGCATTTTAAACGACCCGCGCATCGGCCAGCTCTTCCTCGGTGGTGCCATGGAGGAGAGCGCGGCATGAGCGCGAAAATGCGCATCGCCGTTGCCGGCGCCGGCCTGATCGGTCGCCGCCACATCGAATTGATCGCGGCATCGCCGGATTGCGAGCTGGCGGGCATCGCCGACCCCTCGCCGTCTGCAAAGGACTATGCGCAGACACGCAGCGCGCCCTGGCATGCGGATCACCGCGCGCTGCTGCAGCAGGAGAAGCCCGACGGCCTGATCATCGCCTCCCCCAACACGCTGCATTTTCAGATGGCGCTCGACTGTGCAGATGCCGGAGCGCCCGCACTGATCGAGAAGCCCGTGACCGACACTGTCGCGGCTGCGCAACGCCTGTGCGCCGCGATCAGGCGGACCGGCGTGCCGATGCTGGTCGGTCATCACCGCCGGCATAATCCCATCATCAAGGCCGCGCGCGAGGCGGTGACGACCGGCAGGCTTGGCCAACTTACCGCCGTAGTCGGACTGTGGCTGTTGAAGAAGCCCGATGATTATTTCGAGGTGGCGTGGCGGCGTGAGCGGGGCGGGGGCCCGCTGCTGATCAATCTCATCCACGATATCGACAACCTCCGCTTCATCTGCGGTGAGATTGCTGAAGTGCAGGCGCTGACCTCGAACAAGGTTCGCGGCTTTGCCGTCGAAGACACCGCGGCGCTACTGTTGCGCTTTACGAGTGGCGCGCTGGGAACCGTGACCGTGTCGGATGCAACACCGGCGCCGTGGAGCTGGGAACTGGCGGCGGGCGAGAACGCGGCGTACCCGAAGCAGGATCAGCCCTGCTACATCTTCTCCGGCACCAAGGGATCGCTCTCCGTGCCGAACATGGAGCTGTGGTCCTACGCGCAGCAGCCCGGCTGGTACGCGCCGCTGTCGCGCGAGACCATCGCACCGGCGGCGTTCGATCCGCTGGCCGAGCAGCTCCGGCATTTCTGCGCGGTGATCGCGGGCCGCGAACAACCGCTGATTTCAGCCGAAGACGCGATGGGAACGCTCGCCGTCGTCGAAGCCGTCAGCGAGGCCGCGCGCACGGGCCAAAAAATCTCACCGGGCCGAATCCTGGAGCAGGCAGCATGAACAAGCGCTCGATCGCGACCGTTTCTCTCTCGGGGGCGCTGGACGAAAAGCTTCGCGCCATCGCATCCGCCGGCTTCGAGGCGGTCGAGATTTTCGAGAACGATCTGCTGTCGTTCGGCGCGGGGCCGCGCGACATCGCGAAACTCTGCAAGGACCTCAACCTCGAGATCTGCGCGTTCCAGCCGTTCCGCGATTTCGAGGGCATGCCGGAGCCGCAGCGGTCGCGCAACTTCGCCCGCGCCGAGCGCAAGTTCGATCTGATGCAGGAGCTCGGCACCGATCTGCTGCTGATCTGCTCCAATGTCTCGCCCAGCTCACTCGGCGGCATCGACCGCGCTGCGGATGATTTTCGCGAGCTCGGCGATCGTGCGGGCAAGCGGGGCTTGCGTGTCGGGTACGAGGCGCTGGCCTGGGGACGCCATGTCAACGACTACCGCGACGCCTGGGAGATCGTGCGGCGCGCCGACCACCCGGCGATCGGCGTCATCCTCGACAGCTTTCATGCACTCGCCCCGGGCTTCCCGGTCCGGGCGATGGCCTCGATCCCCGGCGACAAGATCTTTCTGGTGCAGCTTGCAGATGCGCCAAAGCTCGAGCTCGACATCCTGTCGCGGAGCCGGCACTTCCGCTCCTTCCCCGGGCAGGGCGATCTGCCGGTCCGCGAATTCATGCAGGCGATCGCGGCGACCGGCTATTCCGGTCCGTGGTCGCTGGAAATCTTCAACGACCAGTTCCGTGCCGGCTCGGCGGCGCAAACCGCGGTCGACGGCCTGCGCTCGCTGATCCTGTTGCAGGACCAGCTCGCCCCGGACTGGCCGAAACTCGTCGGCGAGCCTTTGGCGCCGAAGGCCAGGAGCAGCGGCACCGGCTTTATCGAGTTTGCCGTCAACGAGACCAAGGCCGGCGAGCTCGCGCATCTGTTCTCACAGCTCGGCTTCCGCAAGACCGGCAAGCATCGCAGCAAGGCGGTGGAGCGTTGGTCGCAGGGTAAGGTCGAGCTCGTGATCAACTCGGAGACCGACGGTTTTGCACATTCGCATTACGTCACACACGGCCCCGGCGTCTGCGCCATTGCGCTCGACGTCGACAATGCGGGCCTCGCGATGCAGCGCGCCGAGACGCTGAAGGCACGTACCTTCTATCAACCGGTCGGGCCCGGGGAGCTGGAGATCCCGGCGATCCACGGCGTCGGCGGCAGTCTTCTGTATTTCCTCGACCAGGCCGGCAAGAACTGGGATACGGATTTCGAAGCCGTTAAAAGCGATGCGAGCGCGGACGCACTGCTCGCCGTCGATCACATCGCGCAGTCGATGCCCTATGACGAGATGCTGTCCTGGCTGCTGTTCTACACCGGCATCCTCGACCTGACGCGGCTGCCGCAGATGGAGATCGCCGATCCCAGAGGCCTGGTGCAGAGCCAGGCCGTCATCAACGGCGACCGGAGCCTGCGCTTCGTGCTCAACGGCTCCTCCGCCAATCGCACGCTGCCGGCGCGCTTCATTTCGGAATTCTTCGGCTCAGGCGTGCAGCACATCGCATTCTCGTGCAACGACATCTTTGCCACCGTCGCTGCGATGCGCGCCCGCGGCGCGGACTTCCTGGATATTCCCGATAATTATTACGACGACATCGAAGCCAAATACGACCTTGCACCCGATATCATGGCAAAACTGCGCGCCAACCACATCCTCTACGACCGCGAGGGCGACGGCGAGTTCTTCCAGGTCTACACCCACATTTTCGACGAGCGCTTCTTCTTCGAGATCGTCGAGCGGCGGAGCTATCAGGGCTTTGGCGCGGCCAATGCCGGCATCAGGCTCGCGGCACAGGCCCGCGAGGTGCGGCCTGCAAGCATGCCGCGGATGTAGGCTCGATCCACAACGTCATTGCGAGGAGCGAAGCGACGAAACAATCCAGAGTCTTCCCGCTGAGGGATTCTGGATTGCTTCGCTCCGCTCGCAATGACGGAGGAGAGAGCTAAGCCTCACTTCATCGGGCACTTGTCGTGGAAGCGGTCCTGATCGTTGGTGACGATCGTGGCAACGGTCTTCAGCGAAAGCTCGCCCCCGGCACCCTTCACCACGTCCTGCAAATAGAAGTTCTGGATCGGGATGTGGTTGTTGCCATATTTGAACGCGCCGCGCAGCGACTTGAAGTTGGCCTTCTCCATCTCGGCCTTCATCGCATCCTTCTTGGCGGTGTCACCGCCGACGGCAACCACCGCGCTGTTGATGAGCTGCGCCGCGTCATAGGCCTGCGCGCCGTAATAGCTCGGCCGGGCGCCTGGATATTTCGTGCGGTAGTCAGCGACGAACTTCTTGTTCTGCTCATTCGGGAGGTCGTTCACCCATTCCTGTGCACCGGGCACCCCGAACGCATTCTCCTTCTGCAACGGCAACGTCGTCTCGTCGACGGTGAAGGCGGTGTAGAGCGGCATGGTGCTCTTCATGCCGGCCTGGACATATTGATTGAGGAACTGCGCGCCGGCCGCACCGGGATAGAACACGAAGATCGATTCGGCGCCGGAGGCACGGGCTTTCGCCAGCTCGGCCGAGAAGTCGAGCTGGCTCGGCCACACCGTGTATTCCTCACCCTTGATCTCGCCCTTGAACGTACTCTTCACGCCCGCAAGCATGTCCTTGCCGGCGGCGTAGTTCGGGCCGATCAGGAACACGCTCTTGACGCCGTTCGCGTTCATGTTGAGGCCCATAGCGGCCGGCGTCTGGTCGTTCTGCCAGGAGGTCGAGAACACGTATTGCGAACACAGCTCGCCTGCGAGCTGCGACGGGCCGGCATTGGCCGAGATCAGGAAGGTCTGCGAGTCCACCGCGGTCTTGAGCGAGGCGAGCAGCACGTTCGACCAGATGTAGCCGGCGAGGAAATCGACCTTGTCGGACTGCACCAGCTTCTCGGTCTTCTGCTTGCCGACATCAGGCTTCTGGCCATCGTCCTCGTAGATCACCTCGACCGGCTTGCCGCCCATCTTGCGGCCGAGATGATCGAGCGCGAGCTCGAAGGAGTTGCGCATGTCGTTGCCGATCACAGCGGTCGGGCCGCTGAAGGTCGAGACGAAACCGATCTTGATGGTGTCGCCGGCGAATGCCGGGTTTGCCAGCGCGAGCGCAGCCGCGCCCGCCAGCCAGAATGCTGTCCTCATAACCATTCCCCTCCTCAATTCTCATTGTCCCGGAAGCGAGGCGATCGCCGCCCCGGGTCGTCTCTATTGAACGCAAAATCTGTCGAGCCGCCAATGGTTCAGCGCCTGCCCCTGCACCATATTTCGCCTCAAACGGGGATGGCAAGAAATATAATTCTACTCACTTCGACCAAGTCTGCGGCGCTTTTTCGCGGCAGTTCGATACACGCCGCCTATCCTTCAATTGATGACGGCTATTGGACCGCGGGGGCCAATCCGCACATAAGTGAAGGATGTAACAGCTGCGAGAATCGAGGGCGCATCATGGCCGCAAATCCCCATCGCGTCGTCATCGTCGGCGCCGGCTTCGGCGGGCTGGAGACGACCTACCGGCTCGACGGCAGCCCGGTCGAGATCACGCTGATCGACCGCCGCAACCATCATCTGTTTCAGCCGCTGCTCTATCAGGTCGCGACCGCATCGCTTGCGACCAGCGAGATCGCCTGGCCGATCCGCCATCTCATGAGTGACCGGCGCGAGGTGACGACGCTGTTTGCAAACGTCAGTGGCGTGGACGCGGAGAAGCGCTGCGTGCTGCTCGACGACGGCAGCGAGGTGCCCTACGACACGCTGGTGCTCGCGACTGGGGTCCGCCACGCCTATTTCGGCCATGATGAATGGGAACAGTTCGCACCCGGACTGAAGACGCTGGAGGATGCGACCACGCTGCGCCGGCATATTCTGGTGGCGTTCGAGCGCGCCGAGCGCGAGACCGATCCGGCGCGACGCGCGGCACGGCTCACCTTCGTCATCATCGGCGCTGGACCAACCGGTGTCGAACTGGCCGGCACCATCATCGAGCTGGCGCGGCACACATTGCCGCCGGACTTCCGCAACATCGATACGACCAAAGCGCGCGTCGTGCTGATCGAGGCGGGTCCTCGCGTGCTCGCCGGTTTCGCCGACGATCTCTCGGCCTATGCGCAGGCCTCGCTCGAAAAAATCGGCGTCGAGGTCGTGCTGGGCCAGCCCGTCACCGAGATCGACCGCGACGGCGTCGTCTATGGTGGACAGCGGCTGAACGCGAAAACCATGATCTGGGCCGCCGGCGTGCGCGCCTCGCCCGCCGCCGAATGGCTGGGCGCGCCGGCAGATCGCGCCGGGCGCGTGCAGGTCGAGGCGGATCTCACCATCCCCGGCCATCCCGAGATCTTTGCGATCGGCGACACCGTGAGCATCAACGCCTGGAACGGCAAGCCGGTGCCCGGCATCGCGCCGGCGGCCAAGCAGCAGGGCCGCCATGTCGCCGAGACCATCAAAGCGCGCCTGCGCGGCGCGGCGACGGGCCCATTCCGCTACAAGCACGCCGGCAGCCTCGCCCAGATCGGCAAGCAGCTCGCCGTGATCGACTTCGGCCGCATCAAGCTGCGCGGCACCGTCGCGTGGTGGATCTGGGGCATCGCCCACATCTACTTCCTGATCGGGCTCCGCCACCGCCTCAGCGTCGCCATGAGCTGGCTCTGGGCCTACGCCCGCGACCAGCGCGCGGCGCGGCTGATCACGCAGGGCAGCAGCAAGGTGGTGTAGGGGACGATTCTTCTCCCTCTCCCCGCTCTTACGGGGAGAGGTGAAGAACCCCTACTTCACCAGCTCGCACCCGCCCTCGGCCATCGGGCGGAACGCCTGATCAGGCGCAATCGTCGAGACCAGCCTGTAATAGTCGTACGGGTATCTCGACTCCTCCGGCTTCTTGACCTCGAACAGATACATCGGATGCACCACGCGGCCGTCCTGGCGAATTGTGGTGTCGCCGAACAGTCTGTCCTTGCCTTTGAACTTCTTCATTTCGGGCACGACGTCCTTCGCATTATCGCTGCCGGTGGCGGCGACTGCATTGAGATAGGCGAGCGTGGATGCATAGACGCCGGCCTGATTGCCGCTCGGCATCTTGCCGTTCATGCCGGGACGCGCGGCAAATCGCTTGGCGAAGGCGCGGGTGTCGTCGTTCATGTCCCAGTAGAAGGCTTCCATCAGCTGAAGCCCCTGGGCAACCTTGATGCCCATGCCGTGGACGTCGTTGATGAAGAGCAGGAAGGCGACCAGCTTCTGGCCGCCTTGCTGGATGCCGAATTCGGCCGCCTGCTTCACCGCGTTGATGGTGTCGCCGCCGGCGTTGGCAAGCCCGATCACCTGCGCCTTCGAGCCCTGCGCCTGCAACAGGAAGGAGGCGAAGTCTGACGTGCCGAGCGGATGCTTCGACGACCCCAACACCTTGCCGCCATGCGCTTCGATGTATTTCTGCGCTTCCGCCTCGATGCCCTTGCCGAGCGCATAGTCGACCGTGAGGAAATACCAGTCCTTGCCGCCGCGCGACATCATTGCGGCCGCCGTCGTATTGCCGGTCGCCCAGGTGTCGTTGACCCATTGGATGGTGTTGGGTGAACACGCCTTGCCGGTGAGATCGGCGCTCGCAGTCGACGACGCGAGGAACGTCATGCGGCTACCGCGCAACAGCGTGTTGATGGAGAGGCCGACCGCCGAGTTCGGCACGTCGACGATGGCATCGACACCTTCGACATCCAGCCACTTGCGCGCGATGGCGTTGCCGACATCGGCCTTGTTCTGATGGTCGGCATAGACGATCTCGACCTTGATGCCCTTACCCCCACCGTTGAAATCCTCCGCCGCCATGCGCGCGGCCTCGACCGAGCCCATGCCGTTAGTATCCTGGAAAATGCCGGAAATGTCGTTGAGCACGCCGACACGCACGACATTGTCGGAAATCTCTGCGCTCGCGGCGCCGCTCAACAGGCTCGCGGCCAGCGCAAACGCCCACTTCAGATGCTTCATTGGTCCCTCCCCTTTTGTTTCGCCCCCGGTC is part of the Bradyrhizobium commune genome and harbors:
- a CDS encoding ABC transporter substrate-binding protein, translated to MKHLKWAFALAASLLSGAASAEISDNVVRVGVLNDISGIFQDTNGMGSVEAARMAAEDFNGGGKGIKVEIVYADHQNKADVGNAIARKWLDVEGVDAIVDVPNSAVGLSINTLLRGSRMTFLASSTASADLTGKACSPNTIQWVNDTWATGNTTAAAMMSRGGKDWYFLTVDYALGKGIEAEAQKYIEAHGGKVLGSSKHPLGTSDFASFLLQAQGSKAQVIGLANAGGDTINAVKQAAEFGIQQGGQKLVAFLLFINDVHGMGIKVAQGLQLMEAFYWDMNDDTRAFAKRFAARPGMNGKMPSGNQAGVYASTLAYLNAVAATGSDNAKDVVPEMKKFKGKDRLFGDTTIRQDGRVVHPMYLFEVKKPEESRYPYDYYRLVSTIAPDQAFRPMAEGGCELVK